From Alcaligenes faecalis, the proteins below share one genomic window:
- a CDS encoding PHA/PHB synthase family protein produces MVSRQSLDQTEQLDASARAAWARIWSSISPESQFLAWMDWIRHLALSPGKQEQLRQLAQNQWEQLFREWSEELAASAQLSSQRSEQAPAPAYTDRRFSDPAWDRWPFNLLRQTYKAQQQWWQSATEGVAGVEPHHQKLIAFGAEQWLNMLSPSNFAWTNPLVWDKTLAEQGDNFSRGLENWQQDMQAQFAGEPPVGTEDFVVGKDVAVTPGKVVLRNELVELIQYTPATKQVHPEPVLIVPAWIMKYYILDLSEQNSLIKYLVDQGHTVFCLSWKNPLAEDHAFGMDDYIRLGWKASLDAVNAIVPGQKIHATGYCLGGTLLAIAAAAMARDGDDRLASLTFFAAQTDFSEPGDLSLFIDESQVSLLEAQMADEGYLRANQMEAAFQMLRSADLLWAPMVNKYLLGERRPLNDLMAWNADATRMPATMHSQYLRRMYLNNDLSQNRYPVEGRIVSLAQVNLPVFCVGTVSDHVAPWRSVYKLHYLVPSEITFVLTTGGHNAGIVSTPGHPRRKYQIHTRAAGTAPVLVDDWQAQAASHQGSWWPAWTEWLKARSGAEVKPPQMGAAKQGYAPVCPAPGQYVLVK; encoded by the coding sequence ATGGTTAGCAGGCAGTCCCTTGATCAGACTGAGCAGTTAGACGCATCCGCACGAGCCGCCTGGGCTCGTATCTGGAGTTCCATCTCCCCCGAATCGCAGTTTCTTGCCTGGATGGACTGGATACGCCATCTGGCCCTTAGTCCCGGCAAACAAGAGCAGCTACGACAGTTGGCCCAAAATCAGTGGGAACAGCTGTTTCGCGAATGGAGCGAAGAGCTGGCTGCATCAGCGCAGCTGTCCTCGCAACGCTCAGAACAAGCCCCCGCCCCTGCCTATACCGACCGTCGTTTTTCCGATCCCGCCTGGGATCGTTGGCCTTTTAATTTGCTGCGCCAAACCTATAAGGCACAGCAACAGTGGTGGCAAAGCGCCACGGAAGGTGTGGCCGGTGTTGAACCCCATCATCAAAAGCTGATTGCCTTCGGTGCCGAGCAATGGCTGAACATGCTCAGCCCCAGCAACTTCGCCTGGACCAACCCTCTGGTGTGGGATAAAACCCTTGCAGAACAAGGGGATAACTTCAGCCGTGGCCTGGAAAACTGGCAGCAGGATATGCAGGCCCAGTTTGCAGGCGAACCGCCCGTAGGCACAGAGGATTTCGTGGTAGGTAAAGATGTTGCCGTCACGCCGGGCAAGGTGGTGCTGCGCAACGAGCTGGTTGAACTGATTCAGTACACACCCGCCACCAAGCAGGTTCATCCCGAGCCTGTCCTGATCGTGCCGGCCTGGATCATGAAATACTACATTCTGGATCTGTCCGAGCAAAACTCCCTGATCAAATACCTGGTGGATCAAGGCCATACGGTGTTTTGCCTGTCCTGGAAAAACCCGCTAGCCGAAGACCATGCCTTCGGCATGGACGACTACATTCGCCTGGGCTGGAAGGCCAGCCTGGATGCGGTCAACGCCATTGTCCCCGGCCAGAAAATCCACGCGACCGGCTATTGCCTGGGCGGTACCTTGCTGGCCATTGCGGCTGCCGCGATGGCACGTGATGGTGACGACAGGCTTGCTTCCCTGACTTTCTTTGCGGCTCAAACCGACTTTTCCGAGCCGGGCGATCTGTCCCTGTTCATTGACGAAAGCCAGGTCAGCTTGCTGGAAGCCCAGATGGCCGACGAGGGTTACTTGCGCGCCAATCAGATGGAAGCGGCTTTTCAAATGCTGCGCTCCGCTGATTTATTGTGGGCGCCCATGGTCAATAAATATTTATTAGGCGAACGTCGTCCTTTAAATGATTTGATGGCATGGAATGCCGATGCTACGCGTATGCCCGCCACCATGCATTCGCAATATTTGCGTCGCATGTATTTGAATAATGATTTAAGTCAAAACCGTTATCCGGTTGAAGGCCGTATCGTTTCTCTGGCGCAGGTTAATTTGCCTGTTTTTTGCGTTGGCACGGTTTCCGATCACGTTGCACCTTGGCGTTCTGTTTACAAGCTGCATTATCTGGTGCCTTCCGAGATCACCTTTGTATTGACCACCGGCGGGCATAACGCCGGCATTGTCAGCACGCCGGGTCATCCGCGTCGCAAATACCAGATACATACCCGTGCAGCCGGTACCGCCCCCGTTCTGGTGGACGACTGGCAAGCGCAAGCGGCCTCGCATCAGGGTTCCTGGTGGCCCGCGTGGACTGAGTGGTTGAAAGCGCGCTCGGGTGCGGAGGTCAAACCACCGCAAATGGGTGCGGCCAAACAGGGCTACGCCCCCGTTTGCCCGGCACCCGGTCAATACGTATTAGTGAAATAA
- the serC gene encoding 3-phosphoserine/phosphohydroxythreonine transaminase — MSRPFNFSAGPSALPMDVLLQIRDELLDFAGTGVSVMEISHRSQPFMDFAHRTDAAVRRVLAVPSDYHVLLLQGGSYLQFSQIPMNLFHRTNTADYIHTGLWSEQAANAARQYGNARIIASSYETGFDRIPEINESNINRDAAYLHYTENETAQGLQFSKPPKSPIPLVCDACSSLMSKPLDISSHALVYASAQKNMGIAGVTLVLLDPAILDKPLASTPQALDFSIQAKKQSLLNTPSTFSWYVLGLMLEWIERVGGIEVLHKINKKKSQVLYELIDGSDGFYINNVLPDYRSINNVPFHIAETNLDNLFAEEAQKNGFHGLKGHQSTGGLRASIYNAVTLDAVQALAEFMREFKRTHG, encoded by the coding sequence ATGTCCCGACCCTTTAATTTCAGCGCAGGGCCCAGCGCCTTGCCAATGGATGTTCTATTGCAAATACGTGATGAGCTGCTTGATTTTGCGGGCACAGGGGTGTCCGTGATGGAAATCAGCCATCGTTCCCAGCCTTTCATGGATTTTGCCCATCGTACCGACGCCGCTGTGCGTCGTGTCCTGGCTGTTCCATCGGATTATCACGTCTTGCTCCTGCAAGGGGGTTCGTACCTGCAGTTTTCTCAAATACCGATGAACTTGTTTCATCGAACAAACACAGCGGACTATATACATACGGGTTTATGGTCGGAACAAGCAGCTAATGCTGCCAGGCAATATGGGAATGCCAGAATCATAGCCAGCTCTTATGAAACTGGATTTGATCGTATTCCCGAGATTAATGAATCTAATATTAATCGGGATGCGGCTTATTTGCATTACACGGAAAATGAAACCGCACAGGGCTTGCAATTTTCAAAACCGCCCAAGTCGCCTATTCCATTAGTCTGTGATGCCTGCTCCAGCCTGATGTCAAAACCGCTTGATATCTCGTCTCACGCTTTGGTTTACGCCTCAGCCCAGAAGAATATGGGAATTGCCGGTGTCACGCTGGTATTGCTTGATCCCGCTATTTTAGACAAGCCTTTGGCTAGTACGCCACAAGCTTTGGATTTTTCCATTCAGGCAAAAAAACAATCACTATTAAATACGCCATCTACCTTTTCCTGGTATGTGCTGGGTTTGATGCTGGAATGGATTGAGCGCGTTGGTGGAATAGAAGTATTGCACAAAATAAATAAGAAAAAATCGCAAGTGCTCTATGAGCTTATTGATGGTAGTGATGGTTTTTATATCAATAATGTTTTACCTGATTATCGATCCATCAATAATGTTCCATTTCATATTGCTGAAACTAATTTAGATAATTTATTTGCCGAAGAAGCGCAAAAGAATGGCTTTCACGGCTTGAAGGGCCATCAATCAACGGGGGGCTTGCGCGCCAGCATCTACAACGCCGTCACCTTGGATGCGGTACAGGCGCTGGCAGAGTTCATGCGTGAGTTCAAGCGCACGCACGGTTAG
- a CDS encoding 7-cyano-7-deazaguanine/7-aminomethyl-7-deazaguanine transporter yields the protein MTLPTVPSSRLSFYLRLLIAFHIFIVIASNYLVQLPIELFGFHSTWGAFSFPFVFLATDLTVRLMGKSEARRVITRAMFPALIASYVVSVLFNEGQFNGLQALGEFNSFVFRIALASFAAYVLGQLLDVQVFDRIRRDYKQWWIAPAAASVFGQALDTLAFFGIAFWRSSNPFMAEHWGEIAVVDYVIKLGVSLLLFVPMYGVLLNSLISTMKRRALSTAQAKA from the coding sequence ATGACTCTGCCTACCGTGCCGTCTTCACGGCTGTCGTTCTATTTGCGACTTCTGATTGCCTTTCACATTTTTATTGTGATTGCCAGCAATTACCTGGTTCAACTTCCCATTGAACTGTTCGGCTTCCATAGCACCTGGGGAGCCTTCAGCTTTCCCTTTGTTTTTCTGGCTACCGACCTGACCGTGCGCTTGATGGGCAAGTCCGAAGCGCGGCGCGTGATTACCCGCGCCATGTTCCCGGCCCTGATCGCCTCTTATGTAGTCTCAGTACTCTTTAATGAAGGCCAGTTCAATGGCTTGCAGGCACTGGGCGAATTCAACAGTTTTGTATTCCGTATTGCCTTGGCCAGTTTTGCCGCCTACGTCCTGGGGCAGTTGCTGGACGTGCAGGTGTTTGATCGTATCCGTCGCGACTACAAGCAATGGTGGATTGCTCCGGCCGCGGCTTCCGTCTTTGGCCAGGCGCTGGATACGCTGGCCTTTTTCGGCATCGCCTTCTGGCGCAGCAGCAACCCCTTCATGGCCGAGCACTGGGGCGAGATCGCCGTTGTCGATTACGTCATCAAACTGGGCGTCAGCCTGCTGCTGTTTGTGCCCATGTACGGCGTGCTGCTCAACTCCCTGATCAGCACCATGAAGCGCCGCGCCCTGAGCACTGCACAGGCCAAAGCATGA
- the queC gene encoding 7-cyano-7-deazaguanine synthase QueC gives MKPHTPRRRALVLFSGGQDSATCLAWALDRFAFVETVGFDYGQRNHSELQCRQTLREKLCQQFPHWAERLGQDHVLDASVLAQIGGSAMTESMTIAMQEDGLPNTFVPGRNLLFFTLAGALAYRRGLDTLVGGMSETDYSGYPDCRDNTLKALQVALSLGIERPLTVETPLMWLDKADTWELAHQLGSDALVKLIQEDSHTCYQNERETLHDWGYGCGQCPACELRARGYTDWQAQGEATRHP, from the coding sequence ATGAAACCGCACACTCCCCGCCGCCGGGCACTGGTTTTATTTTCGGGCGGACAGGATTCAGCCACTTGCCTGGCCTGGGCCTTGGACCGCTTTGCCTTTGTGGAAACCGTGGGCTTTGACTACGGCCAGCGCAACCATTCGGAATTGCAGTGTCGCCAGACGCTCCGAGAAAAACTCTGCCAGCAATTCCCGCATTGGGCTGAACGCCTGGGGCAAGACCATGTGCTCGATGCCAGCGTCCTGGCTCAGATAGGCGGCAGCGCCATGACCGAGTCCATGACGATCGCCATGCAAGAGGACGGTCTGCCCAATACCTTTGTGCCGGGTCGAAACCTGCTGTTCTTTACTCTGGCTGGCGCCCTGGCCTACCGTCGGGGACTGGATACGCTGGTTGGCGGCATGTCTGAAACCGACTATTCCGGCTACCCGGATTGCCGTGACAACACGCTCAAAGCACTGCAAGTGGCATTGAGCCTGGGGATCGAGCGTCCACTGACCGTGGAAACCCCACTGATGTGGCTGGATAAAGCAGATACCTGGGAACTGGCCCACCAGTTGGGCTCGGATGCTTTAGTGAAGCTGATCCAGGAAGACAGCCATACCTGCTACCAGAACGAGCGGGAAACCCTGCATGACTGGGGATATGGCTGTGGGCAATGCCCTGCTTGTGAACTGCGGGCCCGGGGATATACAGACTGGCAAGCGCAAGGCGAGGCAACACGCCACCCATAA
- a CDS encoding efflux transporter outer membrane subunit, which yields MAPQTYDLSIKHRSAARRPHFALAALLLALAGCASMAPDYEQPASPVPQAYPDLSAGQANAVRARDLGWREYFKDPVLSKLIETALENNRDMRVAVLRVDEARAMLNLQRSERFPEFTLNGQTARSRVPGDMNPSGQAVTGGDYRAQVGLTSWELDLWGRVRSLEDAALQGWLATEAGRQAVHVALVSQVANNYIVVRELDERVRIARKSVETRQESYRIFSRRYEVGATSKLDVTQVQTLLTQAQSMLAQLEQQRAVQLHALQQLLGADPGVSPTGAPLNENIMLAELAPGLPSDLMVWRPDIIAAEHKLRAANANIGAARAAFFPRIALTGNFGTASAELDGLFDSGSKAWMFAPTISLPIFDGGRRSANLDVSYVRRDMRIAEYEKAIQTAFREVSDALSTRHWLSQQLEVQLVARGAQTERARLAQMRYDNGSAAYLEVLDAQRDLLDVEQQVVQTRRALLASQIAMYSALGGGLDPAEPLTNTHTSSNSDPSSSQL from the coding sequence ATGGCCCCACAGACCTACGATTTGAGTATCAAGCACCGAAGCGCTGCGCGTCGCCCTCATTTCGCGCTGGCTGCCTTGCTGCTTGCCCTGGCGGGTTGTGCCTCGATGGCACCCGATTACGAACAGCCCGCTTCCCCCGTTCCACAAGCCTACCCGGACCTGTCCGCGGGTCAGGCCAATGCGGTGCGAGCGCGTGATCTGGGCTGGCGTGAATACTTTAAAGATCCGGTTCTGAGCAAGCTCATTGAGACTGCGCTGGAAAATAACCGCGATATGCGGGTGGCGGTGTTACGGGTGGACGAAGCCCGTGCCATGTTGAATTTGCAGCGCAGCGAACGCTTTCCTGAGTTCACTTTGAATGGTCAGACTGCACGTTCGCGTGTGCCCGGTGATATGAACCCCAGCGGCCAGGCCGTGACGGGTGGCGATTACCGTGCCCAGGTCGGCCTGACCAGTTGGGAGCTGGATTTGTGGGGCCGTGTACGTAGCCTGGAAGATGCCGCCTTGCAAGGTTGGCTGGCTACCGAGGCAGGCCGACAAGCCGTGCATGTGGCTTTGGTCTCGCAAGTGGCCAATAACTATATTGTGGTGCGCGAGCTGGACGAGCGTGTGCGGATTGCCCGCAAAAGCGTAGAGACTCGCCAGGAGTCCTACCGCATTTTCTCCCGTCGCTATGAAGTAGGCGCAACGTCCAAGCTGGATGTGACGCAAGTGCAAACCTTGCTGACGCAGGCCCAGTCCATGCTGGCCCAGCTGGAACAGCAACGTGCGGTGCAACTGCATGCTCTACAACAGCTGCTGGGCGCCGATCCGGGTGTGTCCCCAACAGGCGCGCCTTTGAATGAAAACATCATGCTGGCCGAGCTGGCGCCCGGCTTGCCGTCGGATTTGATGGTCTGGCGTCCTGACATTATTGCGGCTGAACACAAGCTGCGTGCTGCCAACGCCAACATCGGTGCAGCCCGTGCCGCCTTCTTCCCCCGCATTGCCTTGACCGGCAATTTTGGTACCGCCAGCGCCGAGCTGGATGGTCTGTTTGACTCCGGCAGCAAAGCCTGGATGTTCGCTCCTACGATTTCCCTGCCTATCTTTGATGGTGGCCGTCGCAGCGCCAATCTGGATGTCTCTTACGTGCGTCGTGACATGCGTATCGCGGAGTACGAGAAAGCCATTCAAACGGCCTTCCGTGAAGTGTCGGATGCCTTGTCGACTCGCCATTGGTTAAGCCAGCAGCTGGAAGTTCAACTGGTGGCCCGTGGCGCCCAGACCGAGCGCGCCCGGCTGGCGCAGATGCGTTACGACAACGGTTCGGCTGCCTATCTGGAAGTGCTGGATGCGCAGCGTGACTTGCTGGATGTGGAGCAGCAAGTGGTGCAAACGCGCCGTGCGCTCCTGGCCAGCCAGATTGCCATGTACAGCGCCCTGGGCGGTGGGCTGGACCCCGCCGAGCCCCTGACCAACACCCATACCTCCTCTAATTCGGATCCATCCTCGAGCCAGCTATGA
- a CDS encoding PLP-dependent aminotransferase family protein, with protein MTRSFELDTLKMRLNDDELQSLDLHQRIQRALRALILDGALGPGVKLPATRSLAKSLSMARDTVENAYVQLHRDGFIVRREGSGSYVSESVGTELRGSAYRRIKAQDLKRSVMEPGTGLSRRGRAVFESGGIADQQTIKAFATGLPETRNFPTDVWERLQRQAMKDYRANILLHGDPQGTESLRKAIAVYLNLERGAKVSADQILILSSTRQALFLCAQLLVDAGKPILVENPGYFGARKAFEAAEARVVPIGVDEQGLRTDLLNEDRSGANCIYVTPSHQYPTGATMSLERRLELIHWAAENGRWIMEDDYDSEFHYDGLPTACVQGLDKYQRTIYLGTFSKTLYPGLRMGYMALPPELVKPFTQARSIMDGHTPQILQLTLARFMEDGHYNSHIRAMRKLYAGRREIMLEAIEQHLQGIVRAARPEGGLQIPCFLEPGWSEEHTLRRALSAGVQLPGLSRLYIGEEKQQGWLLGYASLTAYEIESAMLRLANALRQGKG; from the coding sequence ATGACGCGTTCGTTTGAACTGGACACCTTGAAGATGCGTCTTAACGATGACGAACTTCAATCCCTGGATCTTCACCAGCGCATTCAGCGTGCCTTGCGGGCATTGATTCTGGATGGCGCCCTGGGTCCCGGGGTCAAGCTGCCTGCCACACGCTCCCTGGCCAAATCTCTGAGCATGGCCCGCGATACGGTTGAAAACGCCTATGTTCAGCTGCATCGCGACGGCTTTATCGTGCGACGTGAAGGCTCAGGCAGCTATGTTTCTGAATCGGTCGGCACGGAGCTGCGCGGCAGTGCCTACCGTCGCATCAAAGCCCAGGATCTGAAACGCAGCGTGATGGAACCCGGCACGGGTTTAAGCCGCCGGGGTCGCGCCGTGTTTGAAAGTGGCGGCATTGCCGATCAACAGACCATCAAGGCCTTTGCCACGGGTTTGCCAGAAACCCGCAACTTCCCCACCGATGTGTGGGAGCGCCTGCAACGTCAGGCCATGAAAGACTACCGGGCCAACATCCTGCTGCATGGCGACCCGCAAGGCACCGAGTCCCTGCGTAAAGCGATTGCCGTGTACCTGAATCTGGAGCGTGGTGCGAAAGTCTCTGCCGATCAAATTTTGATTCTGAGCAGCACGCGCCAAGCCCTGTTCCTGTGTGCGCAATTGCTGGTCGATGCTGGCAAACCCATTCTGGTCGAGAACCCCGGCTACTTCGGCGCCCGCAAAGCCTTTGAAGCGGCCGAGGCCCGTGTGGTACCGATTGGTGTAGACGAACAAGGTTTGCGCACCGATTTGCTCAATGAAGATCGCAGCGGCGCAAACTGTATTTATGTAACGCCCTCGCACCAGTATCCCACCGGGGCTACCATGTCCCTGGAGCGTCGTCTGGAACTCATACACTGGGCAGCAGAAAATGGCCGCTGGATTATGGAAGACGACTACGACAGCGAATTTCATTACGACGGGCTACCCACGGCATGTGTGCAAGGTCTGGATAAATACCAGCGCACCATCTACCTGGGCACCTTCAGCAAAACCCTGTATCCGGGCCTGCGCATGGGCTATATGGCCTTGCCGCCCGAGCTGGTCAAACCCTTTACCCAAGCCCGCAGCATCATGGATGGCCATACACCGCAAATCCTGCAACTGACGCTGGCGCGCTTTATGGAAGACGGGCATTACAACTCTCATATTCGCGCCATGCGCAAACTGTATGCCGGGCGACGAGAAATCATGCTGGAAGCCATCGAGCAGCACTTGCAAGGCATAGTCCGTGCAGCTCGACCTGAAGGTGGTTTGCAGATTCCCTGCTTTCTGGAGCCGGGCTGGTCAGAAGAACACACGCTGCGCCGCGCTTTGAGTGCGGGCGTTCAACTGCCAGGTTTGAGCCGTCTGTACATTGGTGAGGAAAAACAACAGGGCTGGTTGCTGGGCTATGCATCCCTGACCGCCTACGAGATCGAATCCGCCATGTTGCGTCTGGCCAACGCACTCCGCCAGGGCAAAGGCTAG
- a CDS encoding TetR/AcrR family transcriptional regulator yields the protein MTDTHQNKPPKNESTNKRRYLPSAERKREILKAAFEEFSHRGFLGTSLERIAARAGISKSGIYAHYSSKDEVFEDMLHSTLLPPDGNTFELSDTSEADTLSCIVDEYLHQLYERLSNPDVQAMFRLLMTESGRVPDLAHYWGKQLLSQNYTANQAFFDLGIQRGLIRPDVSSSDYILAASPSLMWLMVLLVLGPQNSPVPFEQVHQLHKRLLIECLQPTSA from the coding sequence ATGACAGACACGCACCAAAATAAACCTCCAAAAAACGAAAGCACAAACAAGCGACGTTACCTGCCGTCGGCCGAGCGAAAACGTGAAATTCTGAAAGCCGCTTTTGAAGAATTTTCACACCGGGGTTTTCTGGGTACCTCGCTGGAACGCATCGCCGCACGCGCCGGTATCTCCAAGTCCGGAATTTACGCGCACTACAGCAGCAAAGATGAAGTGTTCGAGGACATGCTCCACAGCACACTGCTACCACCCGATGGCAATACCTTTGAGCTGTCCGATACTTCCGAGGCAGACACTCTGTCCTGTATCGTGGATGAGTACCTGCACCAGTTGTATGAACGCCTGTCCAACCCGGACGTGCAAGCCATGTTCAGGCTCTTGATGACAGAAAGCGGCCGCGTGCCGGATCTGGCCCATTATTGGGGCAAACAACTCCTGAGCCAGAACTACACGGCCAATCAGGCGTTTTTCGATCTGGGCATACAGCGAGGTCTCATCCGCCCCGACGTCAGCTCGTCCGACTACATCCTGGCCGCCTCCCCTTCCCTGATGTGGTTGATGGTCTTGCTGGTTCTGGGTCCACAGAACTCGCCCGTGCCCTTTGAACAAGTGCACCAGTTACACAAACGCTTGCTGATAGAGTGTCTGCAACCTACATCTGCCTGA
- the glyA gene encoding serine hydroxymethyltransferase produces MYDNTLSLAEFDKELAQAIQGEESRQEDHVELIASENYASPLVMQVQNSVFTNKYAEGYPDKRYYAGCEFVDVAERLAIERLKAVFDCDYANVQPHAGAQANTAVFLALLKPGDTVMGMNLAQGGHLTHGNPINISGRLYNIVPYGVDIQTGLIDYDEMERIAVETKPKMLIGGFSAYSRVKDWARMRQIADKVGAWFWVDMAHVAGLVAAGEYPSPLPYAHVVTSTTHKTLRGPRGGVIMAKGQSDDFYKRLNSAVFPGVQGGPLMHLIAAKAIAFKEALQPEFRTYQQNVVRNARAMAAVLMQRGHNIVSGGTDNHMMLINLSAKPYTGQEASDALADAYITVNKNSVPNDPRSPMVTSGIRIGTPAVTTRGFTVADCEQLAHYLCDVLDAYEAGTLDTIKHEIREKIVTLCRSYPVYQVQTEPAQL; encoded by the coding sequence ATGTACGACAACACACTCAGCCTGGCTGAATTCGACAAGGAATTGGCTCAGGCCATTCAGGGCGAAGAAAGCCGTCAGGAAGATCACGTAGAACTGATTGCATCAGAAAACTACGCCAGCCCTTTGGTTATGCAGGTTCAGAACTCCGTGTTTACCAACAAATACGCCGAGGGTTACCCGGACAAGCGTTACTACGCCGGTTGCGAGTTTGTGGACGTGGCCGAACGTCTGGCTATCGAGCGCCTGAAAGCCGTGTTCGATTGCGACTACGCCAACGTGCAGCCTCACGCCGGAGCGCAGGCCAATACTGCTGTGTTCCTGGCTTTGCTTAAACCGGGCGATACGGTGATGGGGATGAACCTCGCTCAGGGCGGGCACCTGACACACGGCAACCCCATCAATATTTCCGGGCGTCTCTACAATATTGTTCCTTACGGGGTGGATATCCAAACCGGGCTGATCGATTACGACGAGATGGAACGTATCGCTGTCGAGACCAAGCCCAAAATGTTGATTGGTGGCTTCTCCGCCTATTCGCGTGTGAAGGATTGGGCGCGCATGCGTCAGATAGCCGACAAAGTGGGTGCCTGGTTCTGGGTTGATATGGCCCACGTGGCGGGCCTGGTGGCGGCGGGTGAGTACCCCAGCCCCTTGCCATACGCGCATGTGGTCACCAGCACGACACACAAAACCCTGCGCGGTCCACGCGGTGGCGTGATCATGGCTAAAGGGCAAAGCGACGATTTCTACAAGCGCCTTAACTCCGCGGTTTTCCCTGGCGTGCAAGGTGGCCCCCTGATGCACTTGATTGCGGCCAAAGCCATTGCTTTCAAAGAGGCTCTGCAGCCGGAATTCCGTACCTATCAGCAAAACGTGGTCCGTAATGCCCGCGCCATGGCGGCGGTATTGATGCAGCGTGGCCATAACATCGTCTCAGGCGGGACCGATAACCACATGATGCTGATCAACTTGTCGGCCAAACCCTACACCGGGCAAGAGGCCAGTGATGCCTTGGCAGATGCCTACATCACCGTAAACAAGAACTCGGTGCCCAACGATCCGCGCTCGCCCATGGTGACCTCGGGTATCCGTATCGGAACGCCCGCCGTGACGACACGCGGCTTTACGGTGGCGGACTGCGAGCAGCTGGCGCATTACTTGTGTGATGTGCTCGATGCCTATGAGGCTGGCACCCTGGATACGATCAAGCACGAGATCCGTGAAAAAATCGTGACCTTGTGTCGAAGCTATCCCGTGTATCAAGTGCAGACGGAGCCAGCACAGCTGTAA
- a CDS encoding HlyD family secretion protein, whose translation MSKQSSLKKNLVPVLIVAGVLGLGWWAWQKMSNTGPGDGFVSGNGRIEATEIDISTKFAGRIQSIAAHEGDFVKEGEVLAIMQQDSLEAARDEAVAGLRQAENNVAASQAQVALRESDAIAAKALIGQRESELDAAQRRLARSTTLSKEGAASAQELDDDRARVRGAQAAVAATKAQANAAEAAINAAKAQLIGAQSAVEAAKAAVARIEADLRDSELVSPRDGRVQFRVAQPGEVLGAGGRVLNVLDLSDVYMTFFLPSEVAGKVALGTEVRLVLDAIPDMPVPATVSFVASSAQFTPKSVETASERQKLMFRVKAQIAPELLKKHLEQVKTGLPGVAWVKLDPNASWPESLTSTLTE comes from the coding sequence ATGAGCAAACAATCTTCTTTGAAAAAAAATCTTGTTCCTGTCCTAATCGTTGCCGGGGTTCTGGGCCTGGGCTGGTGGGCATGGCAGAAAATGTCCAACACCGGCCCTGGCGATGGCTTTGTCAGCGGCAATGGCCGTATCGAGGCGACCGAGATTGATATCTCCACCAAATTTGCCGGACGTATCCAGAGCATTGCCGCTCACGAGGGTGACTTTGTGAAAGAAGGCGAAGTGCTGGCCATCATGCAGCAGGACAGCCTTGAAGCGGCTCGTGATGAAGCGGTGGCCGGTTTGCGTCAGGCTGAAAACAATGTGGCGGCTTCTCAGGCTCAAGTGGCCTTGCGCGAAAGCGATGCCATCGCTGCCAAAGCCTTGATTGGTCAGCGTGAGTCGGAACTGGATGCGGCTCAACGTCGTCTGGCCCGTTCTACTACCTTGTCCAAAGAAGGTGCGGCTTCGGCTCAGGAACTGGATGATGACCGTGCCCGTGTGCGGGGTGCTCAGGCTGCCGTTGCCGCTACCAAGGCTCAGGCCAATGCCGCAGAAGCCGCCATTAATGCTGCCAAGGCTCAGTTGATTGGTGCCCAGTCTGCCGTGGAAGCCGCCAAGGCGGCTGTGGCTCGTATCGAAGCCGACTTGCGCGACAGTGAGCTGGTCAGCCCCCGCGATGGCCGTGTGCAATTCCGTGTTGCCCAACCCGGTGAAGTGCTGGGTGCCGGTGGCCGTGTGCTGAATGTGCTGGACCTGTCCGATGTATACATGACCTTCTTCCTGCCTAGCGAAGTGGCCGGCAAGGTGGCCTTGGGTACGGAGGTGCGACTGGTTCTGGATGCCATTCCTGATATGCCGGTTCCAGCAACTGTGTCTTTTGTGGCCAGCTCCGCCCAGTTCACCCCCAAGAGTGTGGAAACGGCTTCGGAGCGTCAAAAGCTGATGTTTCGCGTCAAGGCTCAGATCGCCCCCGAGCTGCTGAAAAAGCACCTGGAGCAAGTCAAGACCGGCTTGCCCGGCGTGGCCTGGGTCAAGCTGGACCCCAATGCCAGCTGGCCTGAGTCGCTGACTTCTACCTTGACGGAGTAA